One segment of Desulfatirhabdium butyrativorans DSM 18734 DNA contains the following:
- a CDS encoding DnaJ domain-containing protein has translation MDIEKAFQLLQVPRGASPEAIKAAYRDMVRVWHPDRFAYNEHMRLKAEAQIRLINAAYETLKHATPTPSSDPSPEQPPVAESDLPPVSRENIRASLVCRGMARVIDLLLLWTCLGIMGAFHLFPWGTWRWLFIGWASSLLWVFIEANLVSLFRTTPGKWMFGYFFQASSGNQPNLLPCLHRAFNVWVLGMAAGILCLAPFVWAYLFFQGNIRKKPMPWESSGGCTLERKACSVSRSFAGFFLAVILAGLVTMMIARESGGLGRIAATFSRSEQERQTPVVSTTMPSSPLVVSAPRSSSAKPRQFSGEKPDQTLHGNMEAYKAFLEAELARCSQTVECRPEHTASAIRDLLISGYDICSGPCENLDALPEGLRFVGVDQLAELLAEVFRTIDAIQSFRIETQGISASRSVEPERLNRRLDALMKNISGKHFGAAQAKIDQIISGYAGLSEMFFSRRMEMLPRLIEKLEAQRRAEDARQKSFRQKQLERNRKILAGQAQATSRQEAIAAYAPEDGMPIVWTPPLPPLSEALRKPRYMVYGTLEGVENTQEGIRYRVHTVLRNKPRYFLFFPTSRLAPRQFLTGEPIWMIGTMEEMIRYLTKGGESRYMPVFQAEYIE, from the coding sequence ATGGACATCGAAAAGGCGTTCCAACTGTTGCAGGTCCCGAGGGGAGCTTCGCCTGAAGCAATCAAGGCGGCTTATCGGGATATGGTTCGTGTATGGCATCCGGATCGATTCGCTTATAACGAGCACATGCGTCTCAAGGCAGAAGCGCAGATTCGGTTGATCAATGCCGCATACGAAACGCTGAAGCACGCCACCCCGACACCTTCTTCCGATCCTTCTCCGGAGCAACCGCCGGTTGCCGAATCGGATCTTCCTCCGGTATCGAGGGAAAACATCCGGGCGTCTCTGGTTTGCCGCGGGATGGCCAGAGTTATCGACCTACTGCTGCTGTGGACCTGCCTTGGGATCATGGGTGCCTTTCATCTGTTTCCATGGGGCACCTGGCGTTGGCTCTTTATTGGATGGGCATCTTCCTTGCTTTGGGTCTTTATCGAAGCCAACCTCGTCAGCCTGTTCCGAACAACTCCCGGCAAGTGGATGTTCGGATATTTTTTTCAAGCCAGCTCTGGCAACCAACCGAATCTACTCCCGTGCCTGCATCGCGCCTTCAATGTATGGGTACTGGGTATGGCGGCAGGCATCCTTTGTCTGGCTCCCTTTGTCTGGGCCTATCTGTTTTTCCAGGGCAATATCCGGAAAAAGCCCATGCCATGGGAATCTTCCGGCGGGTGCACTCTGGAGCGGAAGGCGTGCTCCGTATCCCGTTCGTTTGCCGGTTTTTTTTTGGCAGTGATCCTCGCAGGTTTGGTCACCATGATGATTGCCAGGGAATCTGGCGGGTTAGGCCGCATTGCGGCGACTTTTTCCAGAAGCGAACAGGAGCGGCAGACACCGGTTGTCTCCACCACCATGCCTTCCAGCCCGCTTGTCGTTTCCGCTCCGAGATCTTCATCCGCAAAGCCAAGGCAGTTTTCTGGAGAGAAACCAGACCAAACATTGCATGGCAACATGGAAGCCTACAAGGCTTTCCTGGAAGCGGAGCTCGCCCGCTGCAGTCAAACAGTCGAATGCAGGCCTGAGCATACGGCGTCGGCCATCCGCGACCTGCTGATTTCCGGGTATGATATCTGTTCCGGGCCCTGCGAGAATCTGGATGCATTGCCCGAGGGGCTCCGGTTCGTGGGGGTCGATCAGCTTGCCGAATTGCTGGCGGAAGTTTTTCGCACCATCGATGCCATTCAATCTTTCCGTATCGAAACCCAAGGTATATCCGCCTCCCGTTCTGTTGAGCCGGAAAGACTGAACAGAAGGCTCGACGCATTGATGAAGAACATTTCCGGGAAGCATTTCGGAGCCGCGCAGGCAAAAATCGATCAGATCATCTCCGGTTACGCGGGGCTTAGCGAAATGTTTTTTTCAAGGCGGATGGAGATGCTTCCAAGACTGATTGAAAAATTGGAGGCCCAGCGGCGAGCGGAGGATGCCAGACAAAAGAGCTTCCGCCAAAAGCAATTGGAGCGAAACCGCAAGATTCTTGCAGGGCAGGCACAGGCCACCAGCAGGCAGGAAGCCATCGCTGCGTATGCGCCTGAGGATGGCATGCCCATCGTTTGGACACCGCCGCTTCCTCCCCTTTCCGAAGCACTTCGAAAACCGCGCTATATGGTCTATGGAACGCTGGAAGGTGTCGAGAATACGCAGGAGGGAATCCGCTATCGTGTTCATACCGTCTTGCGGAACAAGCCCAGGTACTTCCTGTTTTTCCCGACGTCCCGCCTTGCGCCCAGACAATTTTTGACCGGGGAGCCTATCTGGATGATCGGCACGATGGAAGAGATGATCCGTTATCTGACCAAAGGCGGCGAGAGTCGCTACATGCCCGTTTTTCAGGCGGAATATATCGAATAA
- a CDS encoding ribonuclease HI, with protein MKSVPAQDEEPILIYTDGASSGNPGPAGIGVLLQYKGKTREISRYIGVSTNNIAELTAIETALSAIRRTDIPIRLHTDSGYALGLLTLGWKPKKNQELVERIKKQMTRFKRLEIIKVRGHSGVAGNEAADKLATSAITDRT; from the coding sequence GTGAAATCCGTGCCGGCGCAGGATGAAGAACCGATTTTGATCTATACCGACGGCGCATCGAGCGGCAACCCCGGACCGGCGGGTATCGGCGTTTTGTTGCAATACAAGGGAAAAACCAGGGAAATCAGCCGGTATATCGGCGTTTCAACCAACAATATCGCAGAATTGACAGCCATTGAAACGGCTTTGTCTGCCATTCGCAGAACCGATATTCCGATCAGGCTTCACACGGATAGCGGGTATGCACTGGGATTGCTGACTCTGGGCTGGAAACCCAAGAAAAACCAGGAGCTGGTGGAGCGTATCAAAAAACAAATGACCCGGTTCAAACGGCTGGAAATCATCAAGGTGCGCGGTCACAGCGGTGTCGCAGGAAATGAGGCTGCCGATAAACTGGCCACTTCGGCCATTACCGATCGTACCTGA
- a CDS encoding DHA2 family efflux MFS transporter permease subunit encodes MSGASATATGQSLDAQAGPPVQALEVNKWVVACTVMFGAFMAVMDISVVNVAMPHMMGTFSQDLSSITWVATAYSIAEITMITMAGWFSALIGRKRLYLWSFALFTLGSVLCGTAVSFPQMLAYRVLQGIGGGSLIPVSQAILRESFPKEEQGMAMAIFGMGVVLAPAMGPIVGGWLTDFYGWPWIFFINVPVSIIGMFMVGAFVHDPQYLRRGVRKIDRLGIILLATALTSMQIVLERGQRENWFESRMIISGTIICAAALIGIIYWELRNPEPVINLRILKNTHLSLGCAIGLIFGVALFGTTFILPQFTQELLGYPAFNSGLVLAPRAFMLLLFMPIVGRLYNHIDARILALTGVGITFWAYYALSGLSIEAGFWNLVPMLLIMGIGMPFVFVTISTLSLASVPRPDMTDAASMYTLARRVGGNIGYAVAATMVARGQQIHRSVLVDHINPFNPAYTEYSRTVAGALGRLGLNAQAMQHAIQYLSDRIVNIQATMLAYNDVSWFFGLLFLGTIPLVLMLPGKSRLK; translated from the coding sequence ATGAGCGGCGCATCCGCAACAGCAACGGGCCAGAGCCTTGACGCTCAGGCAGGCCCCCCGGTCCAGGCTCTCGAAGTCAACAAATGGGTCGTGGCCTGCACCGTCATGTTCGGAGCGTTCATGGCCGTGATGGACATCAGCGTCGTCAACGTGGCCATGCCGCACATGATGGGCACTTTCAGCCAGGATCTGTCCTCGATCACCTGGGTGGCCACCGCCTACAGCATCGCCGAAATCACCATGATCACGATGGCAGGCTGGTTCAGCGCCCTCATCGGGCGAAAACGCCTGTACCTGTGGTCATTCGCCCTGTTCACGCTGGGCTCCGTGCTGTGCGGAACCGCCGTATCCTTCCCCCAGATGCTGGCCTACCGCGTCCTGCAGGGAATCGGCGGCGGCTCCCTGATTCCCGTTTCCCAGGCCATCCTGCGGGAATCCTTCCCCAAGGAGGAGCAGGGTATGGCCATGGCCATCTTCGGCATGGGGGTAGTGCTGGCGCCGGCCATGGGGCCGATTGTCGGCGGGTGGCTCACGGATTTTTACGGGTGGCCCTGGATTTTTTTCATCAACGTCCCGGTCAGCATCATCGGCATGTTCATGGTGGGGGCTTTCGTGCACGATCCGCAATACCTGCGCCGCGGGGTCCGAAAGATCGACCGGCTGGGGATCATCCTGCTGGCGACGGCGCTGACATCCATGCAGATCGTACTGGAGCGCGGCCAGCGTGAAAACTGGTTCGAATCCCGCATGATCATATCGGGCACCATCATCTGTGCGGCGGCGCTGATCGGCATCATCTATTGGGAACTGCGCAACCCGGAGCCGGTCATCAACCTGCGGATTCTGAAAAACACGCATCTGTCGCTCGGCTGTGCGATCGGGCTCATCTTCGGGGTGGCGCTTTTCGGCACCACATTCATCCTGCCGCAATTCACCCAGGAGCTGCTGGGGTATCCGGCGTTCAATTCCGGCCTGGTTTTGGCCCCGAGGGCGTTCATGCTCCTGCTTTTCATGCCCATCGTCGGACGTCTCTACAACCACATCGATGCGCGCATTCTGGCCCTGACCGGTGTCGGGATCACGTTTTGGGCGTATTACGCGCTTTCTGGGCTTTCGATCGAGGCGGGATTCTGGAACCTGGTTCCCATGCTGCTGATCATGGGTATCGGGATGCCTTTCGTCTTCGTGACGATCAGCACCCTGTCACTGGCCTCGGTGCCCCGGCCGGACATGACCGATGCCGCGAGCATGTATACGCTGGCCAGGCGCGTGGGGGGCAACATCGGCTATGCGGTGGCTGCCACCATGGTTGCCCGCGGCCAGCAGATTCACCGATCCGTTCTGGTCGATCATATCAATCCCTTCAATCCGGCATATACCGAATACAGCCGGACGGTGGCAGGGGCGCTGGGCAGACTGGGGCTCAACGCGCAGGCCATGCAGCATGCCATCCAGTATCTGAGCGACCGGATCGTGAACATTCAGGCGACGATGCTCGCCTATAACGATGTATCCTGGTTTTTTGGGCTGTTGTTTCTCGGAACGATTCCGCTGGTTCTGATGCTGCCCGGAAAATCCCGCCTCAAATAA
- a CDS encoding exo-beta-N-acetylmuramidase NamZ family protein, translated as MTQVKTGLERFAESPPASLKGRRLGLLCNPASVDRRFRHAKELIANAFPGQLKALFSPQHGFFADKQDNMVESDHGVDGTLGIPIYSLYGETRIPSFDMLDPIDILIIDLQDVGTRVYTFIYTMSYCLEAAAACGKQILILDRPNPVGGTEIEGNLLEPEYASFVGRYPIPMRHGMTIAELALMFNEMGHIGCRIDVFQMAGWNRRMYFGDTGLPWVMPSPNMPSAATALVYPGQVIWEGTNVSEGRGTTLPFECFGAPFIQPDWLGFEPDHFEGAVLREIAFEPVSGKWAGLLCRGYQIHVTDARRFRPYETALQLLQRIRTYHPDHFRWKSPPYEYETQKAPIDLILGSGQVRQRLEAGEDIGEMAASWMAELERYEQMRRRFWLYGIGDASK; from the coding sequence ATGACCCAGGTGAAAACCGGATTGGAGCGTTTTGCCGAATCACCACCGGCATCGCTGAAAGGACGCCGTCTCGGGTTGCTATGCAATCCGGCCTCCGTTGACCGGCGATTCCGCCATGCGAAGGAGCTGATCGCCAATGCCTTTCCCGGGCAATTGAAGGCCTTGTTTTCCCCACAGCATGGTTTTTTTGCGGACAAGCAGGACAATATGGTGGAATCGGACCACGGGGTAGATGGGACTTTGGGAATCCCCATTTACAGTCTCTACGGGGAAACCCGCATACCGAGCTTCGACATGCTGGATCCCATCGATATCCTCATCATCGACCTTCAGGATGTCGGTACCCGGGTCTATACTTTCATCTATACCATGTCCTACTGCCTCGAGGCTGCTGCGGCATGCGGGAAACAGATTCTGATCCTGGATCGTCCCAACCCGGTTGGCGGAACAGAGATCGAAGGCAATCTGCTGGAGCCCGAATACGCATCTTTTGTGGGAAGGTATCCCATACCGATGCGGCATGGCATGACCATTGCGGAGCTTGCCCTGATGTTCAACGAGATGGGGCATATCGGTTGCCGAATCGATGTCTTTCAGATGGCGGGATGGAACAGGCGGATGTATTTTGGCGATACCGGACTTCCCTGGGTGATGCCATCACCCAATATGCCTTCTGCCGCAACGGCCCTGGTGTATCCCGGCCAGGTCATCTGGGAAGGTACGAATGTTTCGGAAGGACGGGGCACGACACTTCCCTTCGAGTGTTTTGGTGCGCCGTTTATCCAGCCGGATTGGCTCGGGTTTGAACCGGATCATTTTGAGGGAGCGGTGCTTCGGGAAATCGCATTCGAGCCGGTTTCCGGAAAATGGGCGGGCCTTCTGTGCAGGGGATACCAGATTCATGTCACCGATGCGAGGCGCTTTCGCCCTTATGAAACGGCGCTGCAGCTTCTGCAACGCATTCGAACATATCACCCGGATCATTTCCGGTGGAAGTCACCTCCCTATGAATATGAAACGCAGAAAGCGCCCATCGATCTGATTCTGGGAAGCGGACAGGTTCGGCAGCGGCTCGAAGCCGGCGAAGATATCGGAGAAATGGCTGCCTCATGGATGGCAGAACTCGAAAGGTATGAGCAGATGCGAAGACGTTTCTGGCTGTATGGTATTGGAGATGCATCAAAGTGA